One genomic segment of Actinoplanes ianthinogenes includes these proteins:
- a CDS encoding gamma-aminobutyraldehyde dehydrogenase: protein MTAKKVLHNFVAGAAVAPADGRYTDLVDPATGEVFASAPVSGQEDVDRAMSAAASAFDQWRTTTPSDRQKALLKFADAVEARADELVAAESQNTGKPLGLTASEELPPAVDQIRFFAGAARLLEGRSAGQYMNGFESYVRREPIGVCAQVTPWNYPLMMAVWKIAPALAAGNTVVLKPSDTTPVTSVMLAEIAAEFLPAGVFNVLLGDRDTGRALVEHKTPQMVSITGSVRAGMEVAGSAAADLKRTHLELGGKAPVVVFEDADIAAAAADIAVAGYFNAGQDCTAATRVLVAPAVYKDFVAALAEQARATKTGQPDDEDVLYGPVNNANQLARVSGFLDRLPDHASIEAGGARVGDRGFFWSPTVVAGLRQDDEIIQNEVFGPVITVQQFTDEDEAVRYANGVDYALASSVWTKDHGRAMRMTQRLDFGCVWVNCHIPLVAEMPHGGFKHSGHGKDLSVYGLEDYTRLKHVMHNVGA, encoded by the coding sequence ATGACCGCCAAGAAGGTTCTGCACAATTTCGTCGCCGGCGCCGCGGTCGCGCCCGCGGACGGCCGGTACACCGACCTCGTCGACCCGGCCACGGGCGAGGTCTTCGCCTCCGCTCCGGTGTCCGGCCAGGAGGATGTCGACCGGGCCATGTCGGCTGCCGCGTCCGCGTTCGACCAGTGGCGCACCACCACTCCCAGCGACCGGCAGAAGGCGTTGCTGAAATTCGCCGATGCCGTCGAGGCCCGCGCCGACGAACTGGTCGCGGCCGAGTCGCAGAACACCGGCAAGCCGCTCGGCCTGACCGCCAGCGAGGAGCTGCCGCCCGCGGTCGACCAGATCCGGTTCTTCGCCGGCGCCGCCCGGCTGCTCGAGGGCCGCTCCGCCGGGCAGTACATGAACGGCTTCGAGAGCTACGTGCGGCGCGAGCCGATCGGCGTCTGCGCGCAGGTCACGCCGTGGAACTACCCGCTGATGATGGCCGTCTGGAAGATCGCGCCGGCCCTGGCCGCGGGCAACACCGTGGTCCTCAAGCCGTCCGACACCACGCCGGTCACGAGTGTCATGCTGGCCGAGATCGCCGCCGAGTTCCTCCCGGCCGGCGTCTTCAACGTGCTGCTCGGCGACCGGGACACCGGCCGGGCCCTGGTCGAGCACAAGACCCCGCAGATGGTGTCGATCACCGGCTCGGTGCGGGCCGGCATGGAGGTGGCCGGGTCGGCCGCCGCCGACCTCAAGCGCACCCACCTGGAGCTGGGCGGCAAGGCCCCGGTCGTGGTCTTCGAGGACGCCGACATCGCGGCGGCCGCCGCGGACATCGCGGTCGCCGGTTACTTCAACGCCGGCCAGGACTGCACCGCGGCCACCCGGGTGCTGGTCGCCCCGGCCGTCTACAAGGACTTTGTCGCCGCCCTCGCCGAGCAGGCCAGGGCCACGAAGACCGGACAGCCGGACGACGAGGACGTGCTCTACGGCCCGGTCAACAACGCGAACCAGCTGGCCCGGGTCAGCGGCTTCCTGGACCGGTTGCCCGACCACGCCTCGATCGAGGCGGGCGGCGCCCGGGTCGGCGACCGCGGCTTCTTCTGGTCGCCCACGGTCGTGGCCGGTCTGCGCCAGGACGACGAGATCATCCAGAACGAGGTGTTCGGCCCGGTCATCACCGTGCAGCAGTTCACCGACGAGGACGAGGCGGTCCGCTACGCGAACGGCGTCGACTACGCGCTGGCCTCCAGCGTGTGGACCAAGGACCACGGGCGGGCCATGCGGATGACGCAGCGGCTCGACTTCGGCTGCGTCTGGGTCAACTGCCACATCCCGCTGGTCGCCGAGATGCCGCACGGCGGCTTCAAGCACTCCGGGCACGGCAAGGACCTCTCGGTGTACGGCCTGGAGGACTACACCCGGCTCAAGCACGTCATGCACAACGTGGGCGCCTGA
- a CDS encoding PP2C family protein-serine/threonine phosphatase has product MPRRINDDERIRRFEAVTDAALSRLDAADLLDELLDRVRDLLDVDTAAILLLDVHAQQLVATAAKGLEDEVRAGFRVAVGRGFAGRVAAGRRPVRIADLTPDDGVNPILVQKGIRSLLGVPIMVGTDLVGVLHVGSLTPRRFGADDVRLLQLVADRAGLAGRLRADKLDHAAALAVQRSLLPARLPEIPGVQMAARYVPGHAFGIGGDWYDVFTLPTGDLGVVIGDVSGHGLASAVVMGRIRSALRAYALICDDPAEALTLLNRKVQHFEAGSLTTALYAMISPNRDRIVLSSAGHLRPVLARPGAPAELAGIPVDPPLGVGRTPRPRRSTTLDFPPGAVLLCYTDGLIERRDQVIDRGLGHLTELVQAENAETVCATVMSAAGTEQPGDDVAVLAVRRHP; this is encoded by the coding sequence GTGCCCCGACGCATCAATGACGACGAACGGATCCGGCGATTCGAGGCCGTCACCGATGCGGCGCTGTCCCGCCTCGACGCCGCCGATCTGCTCGACGAGTTGCTCGATCGCGTCCGGGACCTGCTGGACGTGGACACCGCGGCGATCCTGCTGCTCGACGTGCACGCCCAGCAGCTGGTCGCCACCGCGGCCAAGGGGCTGGAGGACGAGGTCCGGGCCGGGTTCCGGGTCGCCGTCGGGCGCGGTTTCGCCGGCCGGGTGGCGGCCGGCCGCCGCCCGGTCCGGATCGCCGACCTCACCCCGGACGACGGGGTCAACCCGATCCTGGTGCAGAAGGGCATCCGGTCGCTGCTCGGCGTGCCGATCATGGTCGGCACCGACCTGGTCGGGGTGCTGCACGTCGGGTCGCTGACGCCGCGGCGGTTCGGGGCGGACGACGTACGCCTGCTCCAGCTCGTCGCGGACCGGGCCGGTCTGGCCGGCCGGCTCCGCGCCGACAAGCTGGACCACGCCGCGGCCCTGGCCGTCCAGCGCAGCCTGCTGCCGGCCCGGCTGCCGGAGATCCCCGGCGTCCAGATGGCCGCGCGGTACGTCCCCGGCCACGCGTTCGGCATCGGCGGCGACTGGTACGACGTCTTCACCCTTCCCACCGGCGACCTGGGCGTGGTGATCGGCGACGTCTCCGGGCACGGCCTGGCCTCGGCCGTGGTGATGGGCCGGATCCGCAGCGCGCTCCGTGCCTACGCACTGATCTGCGACGACCCGGCCGAGGCGCTCACCCTGCTGAACCGCAAGGTGCAGCACTTCGAGGCGGGCAGCCTCACCACCGCGCTGTACGCCATGATCAGCCCCAACCGGGACCGGATCGTGCTCTCCTCGGCCGGCCACCTACGCCCGGTGCTGGCCCGCCCGGGCGCCCCGGCCGAGCTCGCCGGCATCCCGGTCGACCCGCCGCTCGGCGTCGGCCGCACCCCGCGCCCGCGGCGCAGCACGACACTCGACTTTCCGCCCGGCGCGGTGCTGCTCTGCTACACCGACGGCCTGATCGAACGCCGGGACCAGGTGATCGATCGCGGATTGGGCCACCTCACCGAGCTGGTTCAGGCGGAGAATGCGGAGACGGTGTGCGCCACGGTGATGAGCGCGGCGGGCACCGAGCAACCCGGGGACGACGTCGCGGTGCTGGCCGTGCGGCGCCATCCGTGA
- a CDS encoding glycoside hydrolase family 3 N-terminal domain-containing protein translates to MTTEQVTQPWRDPALPVADRVEALLAEMTLEEKVAQLGSRWVGNDMGDSGQEPGYDPEEQHNVAPMQDVFAAGGSIPLEESAKHGLGHLTRVYGSVPLTPAEGAAELIRQQRVVMASRLGIPALVHEECLTGFTAFGATVYPAALAWGATFDPELIERMSAAIGRDMAALGVHQGLSPVLDVVRDYRWGRVEETIGEDPYLVAMVGSAYVRGLQSSGVIATLKHFAGYSASRGARNHGPVPMGRRELIDLILPPFETAVQIGGAGSVMNSYSDVDGVPAGADPWLLTEVLRDEWGFTGTVVSDYWAIPFLATMHGVATGNADAGAQALAAGIDVELPDTIGYGAELVAKVRGGEVPEELVDRAARRLLTQKAQLGLLDPGWTPEESVLAAPVTDLNGPANQGLATELAERSVVLLDAGSALPVTAPSETRPFRIAAIGPCADDARTFLGCYAFPNHVLPRYPQLGLGLDIPTALDGLRAEFPATEITHARGCEVSGDDRGGFGEAVEAARGADLAVAFVGDLAGLFGKGTSGEGCDAEDLRLPGVQPELLEELLATGTPLVVVVVSGRPYALGDLDGRVAGLVQAFMPGQAGGHAIAGVLSGRIQPTGKLPVQIPRHPGGQPGTYLQPILGATHSGVSNLDPTPLYPFGYGGSYTSFAVDELRVSADSVPTDGEFTVSVRVRNTGERDGAEVVQLYLADPVAQVTRPVRQLSGFHRVELAAGAGAQVTFHVHTDRTAFAGRDLRRVVEPGDLRILVGTSAGDLPCEATVRLTGPVRPAGADRRLVTPAEVRPIES, encoded by the coding sequence TTGACCACAGAACAGGTGACCCAGCCGTGGCGCGACCCGGCGCTGCCCGTCGCCGACCGCGTCGAGGCGCTGCTCGCCGAAATGACCCTCGAGGAGAAGGTCGCACAGCTGGGTAGCCGCTGGGTCGGCAACGACATGGGCGACTCCGGCCAGGAGCCGGGATACGACCCGGAGGAGCAGCACAACGTCGCGCCGATGCAGGACGTCTTCGCCGCCGGCGGTTCGATCCCGCTGGAGGAGTCCGCCAAGCACGGCCTCGGTCACCTGACCCGGGTGTACGGCAGCGTCCCGCTCACCCCGGCCGAGGGCGCCGCCGAGCTGATCCGCCAGCAGCGCGTGGTGATGGCCAGCCGGCTCGGCATCCCGGCGCTGGTGCACGAGGAGTGCCTGACCGGGTTCACCGCGTTCGGCGCCACCGTCTACCCGGCCGCGCTCGCCTGGGGCGCCACCTTCGACCCGGAGCTGATCGAGCGGATGTCCGCGGCGATCGGCCGGGACATGGCCGCGCTCGGCGTCCACCAGGGCCTGTCCCCGGTGCTCGACGTGGTCCGCGACTACCGCTGGGGCCGGGTCGAGGAGACCATCGGCGAGGACCCCTACCTGGTGGCGATGGTCGGTTCGGCGTACGTCCGCGGCCTGCAGAGCTCCGGGGTGATCGCCACGCTCAAGCACTTCGCCGGATACTCCGCTTCCCGTGGCGCCCGTAACCACGGCCCGGTGCCGATGGGCCGCCGTGAGCTGATCGACCTGATCCTGCCTCCGTTCGAGACCGCCGTGCAGATCGGCGGGGCGGGCTCGGTCATGAACTCTTATTCCGACGTCGACGGCGTCCCGGCCGGCGCCGACCCGTGGCTGCTGACCGAGGTGCTGCGCGACGAGTGGGGCTTCACCGGCACGGTCGTCTCCGACTACTGGGCGATCCCGTTCCTGGCCACCATGCACGGCGTCGCCACCGGCAACGCGGACGCCGGCGCGCAGGCCCTCGCCGCGGGCATCGACGTCGAGCTGCCCGACACCATCGGGTACGGCGCCGAGCTGGTCGCCAAGGTCCGCGGCGGCGAGGTGCCGGAGGAGCTGGTCGACCGCGCCGCCCGCCGGCTGCTGACCCAGAAGGCGCAGCTCGGCCTGCTCGACCCGGGCTGGACGCCGGAGGAGTCGGTGCTGGCCGCGCCGGTCACCGACCTGAACGGGCCGGCCAACCAGGGCCTCGCCACCGAGCTGGCCGAGCGCTCCGTCGTGCTGCTCGACGCGGGCAGCGCGCTGCCGGTCACCGCGCCCTCGGAGACCCGGCCGTTCCGGATCGCCGCGATCGGCCCGTGCGCCGACGACGCCCGGACCTTCCTGGGCTGCTACGCCTTCCCCAACCACGTGCTCCCCCGGTATCCGCAGCTCGGTCTCGGCCTGGACATCCCGACCGCGCTGGACGGCCTGCGCGCGGAGTTCCCGGCCACCGAGATCACCCACGCCCGGGGATGCGAGGTGTCCGGCGACGACCGTGGCGGTTTCGGCGAGGCGGTCGAGGCGGCCCGCGGCGCCGACCTGGCGGTGGCCTTCGTCGGCGACCTGGCCGGCCTGTTCGGCAAGGGCACCTCGGGCGAGGGCTGCGACGCCGAGGACCTGCGGCTGCCCGGCGTGCAGCCGGAGCTGCTGGAGGAGCTGCTGGCCACCGGCACCCCGCTGGTCGTGGTGGTGGTCTCCGGACGGCCGTACGCCCTCGGCGACCTGGACGGCCGGGTCGCCGGCCTGGTCCAGGCGTTCATGCCCGGCCAGGCCGGCGGGCACGCCATCGCCGGGGTGCTCAGCGGCCGGATCCAGCCGACCGGCAAGCTCCCGGTGCAGATCCCGCGGCACCCGGGCGGGCAGCCGGGCACCTACCTCCAGCCGATCCTGGGCGCCACGCACAGCGGGGTCAGCAATCTCGACCCGACGCCGCTCTACCCGTTCGGCTACGGCGGCTCCTACACCAGCTTCGCGGTCGACGAGCTGCGGGTCAGCGCGGACTCCGTGCCGACCGACGGCGAGTTCACCGTCTCGGTCCGGGTCCGCAACACCGGCGAGCGCGACGGCGCCGAGGTGGTCCAGCTCTACCTCGCCGACCCGGTCGCCCAGGTCACTCGTCCGGTGCGCCAACTGTCCGGTTTCCATCGCGTCGAGCTGGCCGCGGGCGCGGGCGCCCAGGTGACCTTCCACGTGCACACCGACCGCACCGCGTTCGCCGGCCGCGATCTGCGGCGCGTGGTGGAGCCCGGTGACCTGCGCATCCTCGTCGGAACGTCGGCCGGCGACCTCCCCTGCGAGGCGACCGTCCGGCTGACCGGCCCGGTCCGGCCGGCCGGCGCCGACCGCCGATTGGTGACGCCGGCGGAGGTGCGGCCGATCGAATCGTGA
- a CDS encoding extracellular solute-binding protein, whose protein sequence is MKRRNFLSLTAGAAAATGLAACGSSGPSDTSSNTGSGSADAASYWFLSGPPGEPIRQGAVDRFNKLGQGQIKVTTFQNDTYKDKLKTALGAGQAPSIIWGWGGGGLKSYVEAGQVDDLTDWFSQNAAVKDRLFKASFGPATVDGKIYAMPAETVQPIIMLYNKEVFEKAGVSAPPQTWGELMAMLPKFNDKGIAPFSLAGQSRWTNMMWLEFLFDRIGGPEVFGNAYNGQKDAWSNPAAIEGLTKIQDLIKANGFVKGFASVTADSNADQALLYRGKAAMELHGSWSYGIIKADGGNFIKDGKLGFFNFPAVEGGKGDPTNTVGNAGQYLSIYSKASDKQKEAAKNFFKTLLDDTEQQGWIETGGVPIVQGSNSKLASSPDKDFLNFIYDVASKAGNFAQSWDQALSPTAAETLLENIAKLFQLKLTPQEFATNMNAVIGK, encoded by the coding sequence GTGAAGCGCAGGAACTTTCTGAGTCTCACCGCGGGTGCGGCCGCGGCCACCGGCCTCGCCGCGTGCGGCAGCTCCGGTCCGTCGGACACCAGCAGCAACACCGGCTCCGGCAGCGCCGACGCCGCCAGCTACTGGTTCCTCAGCGGCCCGCCCGGTGAGCCGATCCGGCAGGGCGCCGTGGACCGGTTCAACAAGCTCGGCCAGGGCCAGATCAAGGTCACCACATTCCAGAACGACACCTACAAGGACAAGCTGAAGACCGCCCTCGGCGCGGGCCAGGCACCCAGCATCATCTGGGGCTGGGGCGGCGGCGGCCTGAAGAGTTACGTCGAGGCCGGCCAGGTCGACGACCTGACCGACTGGTTCAGCCAGAACGCCGCGGTCAAGGACCGGCTGTTCAAGGCGTCCTTCGGCCCGGCCACGGTTGACGGCAAGATCTACGCGATGCCCGCCGAGACCGTGCAGCCGATCATCATGCTGTACAACAAGGAGGTCTTCGAGAAGGCCGGCGTCTCGGCCCCGCCGCAGACCTGGGGTGAGCTGATGGCCATGCTCCCCAAGTTCAACGACAAGGGCATCGCGCCGTTCTCGCTGGCCGGCCAGTCCCGCTGGACCAACATGATGTGGCTGGAGTTCCTCTTCGACCGGATCGGCGGCCCGGAGGTCTTCGGCAACGCCTACAACGGCCAGAAGGACGCCTGGAGCAACCCGGCCGCGATCGAGGGCCTGACCAAGATCCAGGACCTGATCAAGGCGAACGGCTTCGTCAAGGGCTTCGCGTCGGTCACCGCCGACTCGAACGCCGACCAGGCGCTGCTCTACCGCGGCAAGGCCGCGATGGAGCTGCACGGCTCCTGGTCGTACGGCATCATCAAGGCCGACGGCGGCAACTTCATCAAGGACGGCAAGCTGGGCTTCTTCAACTTCCCGGCGGTCGAGGGCGGCAAGGGCGACCCGACCAACACCGTCGGCAACGCCGGGCAGTACCTGTCGATCTACTCGAAGGCCTCCGACAAGCAGAAGGAAGCCGCGAAGAACTTCTTCAAGACCCTGCTCGACGACACCGAGCAGCAGGGCTGGATCGAGACCGGTGGTGTCCCGATCGTCCAGGGCTCGAACTCCAAGCTCGCGTCCTCGCCCGACAAGGACTTCCTCAACTTCATCTACGACGTCGCCAGCAAGGCCGGCAACTTCGCCCAGTCCTGGGACCAAGCGCTGAGCCCGACCGCCGCCGAGACGCTGCTGGAGAACATCGCCAAGCTGTTCCAGCTGAAGCTCACGCCGCAGGAGTTCGCCACCAACATGAACGCGGTCATCGGCAAATGA
- a CDS encoding carbohydrate ABC transporter permease, protein MAWPALVAFSIFGIIPLFGVLYLSFTSWNGLSQNVPFAGLESWKSVLSDPGLPHALWVTFLIMALSWLAQTPISILLGVFIAKHSRYRSVLAVLFFVPLLLSQAAIAITYKMLLDPNFGLGAGLGLEFLQQDWLGDSTLAVGVVIFVVSWQWIPFHSLIYQGGVRQIPASMYEAAEIDGAGRVRKFFSITLPQLKYTIITSSTLMVVGSLTFFDLIWVLTAGGPGDATRALAVDMYQRGFKATLMGPASVIAVILVLLGLGLALLVRRLGGRDAAESQLEGA, encoded by the coding sequence ATGGCGTGGCCGGCACTGGTCGCCTTCTCGATCTTCGGGATCATCCCGTTGTTCGGCGTGCTCTACCTGAGCTTCACGTCCTGGAACGGTCTCAGCCAGAATGTGCCGTTCGCCGGGCTGGAGAGCTGGAAGTCCGTGCTGAGCGACCCGGGTCTGCCGCACGCCCTCTGGGTCACCTTCCTGATCATGGCGCTCTCCTGGCTGGCGCAGACCCCGATCTCGATCCTCCTCGGTGTCTTCATCGCCAAGCACTCGCGGTACCGCAGCGTGCTCGCGGTGCTCTTCTTCGTCCCGCTGCTGCTCAGCCAGGCGGCCATCGCCATCACCTACAAGATGCTGCTGGACCCGAACTTCGGGCTCGGCGCCGGTCTCGGCCTGGAGTTCCTCCAGCAGGACTGGCTCGGCGACAGCACCCTCGCGGTCGGCGTGGTCATCTTCGTGGTGTCCTGGCAGTGGATCCCGTTCCACTCGCTGATCTACCAGGGCGGCGTCCGGCAGATCCCGGCCTCGATGTACGAGGCGGCGGAGATCGACGGGGCCGGCCGGGTCCGCAAGTTCTTCAGCATCACGCTGCCGCAGCTGAAGTACACGATCATCACATCGTCGACGCTGATGGTGGTCGGCTCACTGACCTTCTTCGACCTGATCTGGGTGCTCACCGCCGGTGGTCCCGGCGACGCCACCCGGGCGCTCGCGGTCGACATGTACCAGCGCGGCTTCAAGGCGACCCTGATGGGTCCGGCCAGCGTCATCGCCGTCATCCTGGTGCTGCTCGGTCTGGGCCTGGCCCTGCTGGTGCGCCGGCTCGGCGGACGCGACGCGGCCGAGAGCCAGCTGGAAGGAGCCTGA
- a CDS encoding carbohydrate ABC transporter permease, translated as MTTMLDSSRQSGKAAHAAPPSTGRRSKLLQYNWFGGLAGWLWLGVVIVPIYWIVITSFKLQADYFSTNPLAPPTDPTLENYRFVIEHDFIRYFFNSVIVTVGAVAPAIVVSFMAAYAIVRGSAVSRFLRTVNAVFLMGLAIPLQAVIIPVYLLIIKLKMYDTLGAIILPSIAFAIPLSVLVLSNFIRDIPKELFESMRMDGATEWGTLWRLALPLTRPALVTVTIYQGLQVWNGFLLPLILTQSPERRVLPLALTAFQGQYNINIPAVLASVVLTTLPILTLYVIGRRQLLSGLTAGFGK; from the coding sequence ATGACGACGATGCTCGACAGCAGCCGGCAGTCCGGGAAAGCCGCGCACGCGGCGCCACCGTCGACCGGCCGCCGCTCCAAGCTCTTGCAGTACAACTGGTTCGGCGGCCTGGCCGGCTGGCTCTGGCTGGGCGTGGTGATCGTCCCGATCTACTGGATCGTGATCACCAGCTTCAAGCTCCAGGCGGACTACTTCTCCACCAACCCACTGGCCCCGCCGACCGACCCCACCCTCGAGAACTACCGGTTCGTGATCGAGCACGACTTCATCCGGTACTTCTTCAACAGCGTGATCGTCACCGTCGGCGCGGTGGCCCCGGCGATCGTGGTGTCGTTCATGGCGGCGTACGCCATCGTGCGGGGCAGCGCGGTGAGCCGGTTCCTGCGTACGGTGAACGCGGTGTTCCTGATGGGTCTCGCCATCCCGTTGCAGGCGGTGATCATCCCGGTCTACCTCTTGATCATCAAGCTCAAGATGTACGACACGCTGGGCGCGATCATCCTGCCGTCGATCGCGTTCGCCATCCCGCTCTCGGTGCTGGTGCTCTCGAACTTCATCCGGGACATCCCGAAGGAGCTGTTCGAGTCGATGCGGATGGACGGCGCCACCGAGTGGGGCACGCTGTGGCGCCTGGCGCTGCCGCTGACCCGCCCGGCCCTGGTGACCGTCACGATCTACCAGGGTCTCCAGGTGTGGAACGGATTCCTCCTGCCGCTGATCCTGACCCAGAGCCCGGAGCGGCGGGTCCTCCCGCTGGCGCTCACCGCGTTCCAGGGCCAGTACAACATCAACATCCCGGCGGTGCTGGCCTCCGTCGTGCTGACCACGCTGCCGATCCTGACCCTTTACGTCATCGGCCGCCGTCAGCTACTCAGTGGTCTGACCGCGGGTTTCGGCAAGTGA
- a CDS encoding LacI family DNA-binding transcriptional regulator yields MVAGKQRVTIAAIADAAGVSVPTVSRVLNGRSDVSPQTRELIERLLREHDYRPRNSRHSGRARLIDLVFNDLDSPWALELVRGVEDVTHAAGVGTVVSQVHRRTTATRQWLQNLRARASDGVVFVTSDVAEPVHTELHRLRVPVVIIDPAGGAATDVPTIGATNWSGGRTATDHLISLGHRRIGFIAGPKDLLCSRARLDGFRAAMEAAGVPVDPGLMEQGDFRNESGYQAGGRLLDRPDRPTAIFASSDQMALGVYEAARRRGLRVPDDLSVIGFDDLPDACWSSPPLTTIRQPLAEMGALAARTVLRLSRGETIETPRVELVTKLIVRESTKSLAETRGQTTE; encoded by the coding sequence ATGGTTGCCGGTAAGCAACGCGTCACCATCGCGGCCATCGCTGACGCCGCGGGCGTCTCGGTGCCGACCGTCTCCCGGGTGCTCAACGGACGCTCCGACGTCTCGCCGCAGACCCGTGAGCTGATCGAGCGACTGCTGCGCGAGCACGACTACCGGCCCCGCAACTCTCGGCACTCCGGCCGGGCCCGCCTGATCGACCTGGTCTTCAACGACCTGGACAGCCCGTGGGCCCTGGAGCTGGTCCGCGGCGTGGAGGACGTCACCCACGCAGCCGGCGTCGGCACCGTGGTGTCCCAGGTGCACCGGCGGACCACCGCGACCCGCCAGTGGCTGCAGAATCTGCGGGCCCGCGCCTCGGACGGGGTGGTCTTCGTGACCTCCGACGTGGCCGAGCCGGTGCACACCGAGCTGCACCGGCTGCGCGTGCCGGTGGTGATCATCGATCCGGCCGGCGGCGCCGCGACCGACGTGCCGACCATCGGGGCGACGAACTGGTCGGGCGGGCGCACGGCCACCGACCACCTGATCAGTCTCGGTCACCGGCGCATCGGTTTCATCGCCGGGCCGAAAGATCTGCTGTGCAGCCGCGCCCGCCTCGACGGGTTCCGGGCGGCGATGGAGGCGGCCGGGGTGCCGGTCGACCCGGGCCTGATGGAGCAGGGCGACTTCCGCAACGAGTCGGGATATCAGGCCGGTGGGCGGCTGCTGGACCGGCCGGACCGGCCGACCGCGATCTTCGCCTCCAGCGACCAGATGGCGCTCGGCGTCTACGAGGCGGCCCGCCGCCGGGGCCTGCGCGTGCCGGATGACCTGAGCGTGATCGGCTTCGACGACCTGCCGGACGCGTGCTGGTCCTCGCCGCCGCTGACCACGATCCGTCAGCCGCTGGCGGAGATGGGGGCGCTCGCCGCGCGGACCGTCCTGCGACTGTCGCGCGGCGAGACCATCGAGACCCCCCGGGTGGAGCTGGTCACCAAGCTGATCGTGCGGGAGAGCACGAAGTCACTTGCCGAAACCCGCGGTCAGACCACTGAGTAG
- a CDS encoding LLM class F420-dependent oxidoreductase, translated as MSIKFGIFVPQGWRMDLVEIDDPVEQYEAMTAVAKLADAGPWDSVWVYDHFHTVPEPTINTTFEAWTVSATLARDTSRVKIGQMVGCNGYRQPSLYAKIASTVDVASHGRLYAGLGAGWYEHEWKAYGYEWADVPERMRAFREAVEIVHRMWTEETPVFQGKHYRIDGAINQPKGAGQRKPDLWLGGGGEKVTLKLVAKYADGCNVGGGDPELITQKLDVLRRHCDEQGTDYDRIAKSTSLHLEPGESIASIRSRVERIAEAGADYVIAYIPRVAYEHEPLLAFAEEVIPQFS; from the coding sequence ATGAGCATCAAGTTCGGCATTTTCGTGCCGCAGGGCTGGCGGATGGACCTGGTCGAGATCGACGATCCGGTCGAGCAGTACGAGGCGATGACCGCCGTGGCCAAGCTGGCCGACGCGGGGCCCTGGGATTCGGTGTGGGTGTACGACCACTTCCACACCGTGCCGGAGCCGACGATCAACACCACGTTCGAGGCGTGGACGGTGAGCGCGACGCTGGCGCGGGACACCAGCCGGGTCAAAATCGGACAGATGGTGGGGTGCAACGGGTACCGGCAGCCGTCCCTGTACGCCAAGATCGCGTCGACCGTGGACGTGGCCAGCCACGGCCGGCTGTATGCCGGGCTGGGCGCCGGGTGGTACGAGCACGAGTGGAAGGCCTACGGCTACGAGTGGGCGGACGTGCCGGAGCGGATGCGGGCGTTCCGGGAGGCCGTGGAGATCGTGCACCGGATGTGGACCGAGGAGACGCCGGTCTTTCAGGGCAAGCACTACCGGATCGACGGGGCGATCAACCAGCCGAAGGGCGCCGGGCAGCGCAAGCCGGACCTGTGGCTGGGCGGCGGTGGCGAGAAGGTGACGCTGAAGCTGGTCGCGAAGTACGCGGACGGCTGCAACGTGGGCGGCGGCGACCCGGAGCTGATCACGCAGAAGCTGGACGTGCTGCGCCGGCACTGCGACGAGCAGGGCACCGATTACGACCGGATCGCCAAGTCGACCAGCCTGCACCTGGAGCCGGGCGAGTCGATCGCGTCGATCCGCTCGCGGGTGGAGCGGATCGCCGAGGCCGGGGCGGACTACGTGATCGCCTACATCCCGCGGGTGGCGTATGAGCACGAGCCGCTGCTCGCGTTCGCCGAAGAGGTCATCCCGCAGTTCTCCTGA